A genome region from Heyndrickxia acidicola includes the following:
- a CDS encoding NAD-dependent succinate-semialdehyde dehydrogenase: protein MTVRNPATKEILGTVPKSGKEEALKAVDAADDAFTSWSTTTAYERSHLLRKWHDLIEENKEILARTMTLEQGKPLEEALGEIHYANQYVAWYAEEAKRVYGELIPESSSEKRLFVQKVPVGVVAAITPWNFPAAMITRKLAPALAAGCTVLLKPSEETPFTALKLGELAERAGIPKGVINILTGDAKEIVGVWQKDSRVRKITFTGSTPVGKILMKQAADTMKKLSLELGGQAPFIVTNNADIDAAVKGAIQSKFRNGGQACVAANRFLVQEDIEEEFLIKFAEKTARLTYGNGLKEGVMIGPLINEKAVVKVSEHVQDAIQKGATIVTGGQRVLQEDGYFFQPTVIRNASDDMLCMIEETFGPVAPISTFKTIEEAIKRANKSPYGLAAYVFTQEISEALAIVEKLDYGVIGLNDGLPSAAQAPFGGFKESGLGREGGKEGISDYLGIKYISMSSNHKTNIGGMEK from the coding sequence ATGACGGTTCGAAATCCGGCCACGAAAGAAATACTTGGAACTGTTCCAAAGTCAGGTAAAGAAGAGGCATTAAAGGCAGTAGATGCAGCGGATGACGCATTTACTAGTTGGTCCACAACCACCGCTTATGAACGCAGTCACTTGTTACGCAAGTGGCACGATCTGATAGAAGAAAATAAAGAAATTCTGGCAAGGACAATGACGCTTGAGCAAGGGAAACCTTTAGAAGAAGCTTTGGGTGAAATTCATTATGCGAATCAGTATGTAGCTTGGTATGCAGAAGAAGCAAAGAGAGTATATGGTGAACTCATTCCAGAATCATCCAGCGAAAAGCGGTTATTTGTACAAAAAGTTCCAGTTGGGGTCGTCGCAGCAATTACTCCTTGGAATTTTCCTGCAGCGATGATTACAAGGAAATTAGCACCAGCATTAGCAGCCGGATGCACAGTGCTTCTAAAGCCTTCTGAAGAAACTCCGTTTACCGCGCTTAAATTAGGGGAACTTGCAGAACGAGCAGGTATTCCTAAAGGAGTCATAAACATCTTAACGGGTGACGCAAAAGAAATCGTTGGCGTTTGGCAAAAGGATTCTCGGGTACGTAAAATTACCTTTACGGGATCAACTCCTGTAGGAAAGATCTTAATGAAGCAAGCAGCAGATACGATGAAGAAGCTGTCGTTAGAGCTAGGCGGACAAGCACCATTTATTGTGACAAACAACGCAGATATTGATGCAGCGGTGAAAGGAGCGATCCAATCTAAATTCCGCAATGGCGGACAAGCCTGTGTAGCAGCCAATCGCTTTCTTGTACAAGAGGATATTGAAGAGGAATTTCTCATTAAGTTTGCTGAAAAAACAGCACGTCTTACGTATGGAAACGGCTTAAAAGAAGGGGTTATGATTGGTCCGCTAATCAACGAGAAAGCAGTAGTCAAAGTATCAGAGCACGTGCAGGATGCGATTCAAAAAGGAGCAACCATCGTAACGGGTGGCCAACGTGTTTTACAAGAGGATGGATATTTTTTTCAGCCTACTGTAATAAGAAACGCTTCTGATGACATGCTGTGTATGATAGAAGAAACATTTGGACCAGTTGCACCCATATCAACCTTCAAAACAATAGAAGAAGCAATTAAACGTGCAAACAAGTCACCATACGGACTTGCAGCTTATGTCTTTACTCAAGAAATTAGCGAAGCACTTGCTATTGTAGAAAAACTAGATTATGGGGTCATTGGATTAAATGATGGATTGCCTTCTGCTGCACAAGCGCCTTTTGGTGGATTTAAGGAAAGTGGTTTAGGTCGAGAAGGTGGAAAAGAAGGAATTAGCGATTACCTAGGAATAAAATATATTTCGATGAGTTCTAATCATAAAACAAACATTGGAGGAATGGAAAAATGA
- a CDS encoding putative quinol monooxygenase, translated as MGNIVITAILRAKTGNEDQLLEVLQQVVPPSQNEIGCIKYQLHQSLDEEGVYTFYEVWQDEDSMKKHIESDHYKVYRQHSEHLVEHRDVYRLKML; from the coding sequence ATGGGAAATATCGTCATAACAGCTATATTAAGAGCAAAAACAGGAAATGAAGATCAACTGTTAGAAGTGTTGCAACAAGTTGTGCCACCTTCACAAAACGAGATTGGCTGCATTAAGTACCAATTACACCAATCCTTGGATGAAGAGGGGGTATACACTTTCTATGAGGTTTGGCAGGATGAAGATTCAATGAAAAAACATATAGAGTCTGACCATTACAAAGTTTACCGTCAACATTCAGAACACCTAGTAGAACATCGAGATGTCTACCGTTTGAAGATGTTATAA
- a CDS encoding DinB family protein has protein sequence MTNELTAVQQIMKRWKMHRNALLELVAVLPESAGTWRPWDEGMTTIELVHHLAWTPDFFFAAIEARDMNIPPVPSTLTEARKLLEQLTEGHEQKLASYTESDLQKEATIELFNVTEPVVEVLHRLIGHEAHHKGQLTLYARMVGVTPPFYVDLSV, from the coding sequence ATGACAAATGAACTCACTGCAGTACAACAAATTATGAAGCGTTGGAAGATGCACCGTAATGCTTTGCTTGAACTTGTAGCAGTATTACCTGAATCAGCTGGGACTTGGCGTCCTTGGGATGAGGGGATGACAACAATTGAACTTGTCCATCACCTTGCCTGGACACCAGATTTCTTTTTTGCAGCTATTGAGGCACGCGATATGAACATTCCTCCTGTTCCGTCAACACTAACCGAAGCTCGCAAGCTTCTTGAGCAACTGACTGAGGGACATGAACAAAAACTAGCATCTTATACGGAATCAGACTTACAGAAGGAAGCAACCATCGAACTTTTTAACGTTACTGAACCAGTAGTGGAAGTTCTTCATCGACTAATTGGGCATGAGGCACATCATAAAGGCCAGCTTACTTTATATGCCCGCATGGTTGGTGTAACCCCACCATTTTATGTAGATTTAAGTGTATAA
- a CDS encoding glycoside hydrolase family 13 protein has translation MNKKWWKECVVYQIYPISFKDSNGDGIGDLQGIISKLDYIKDLGIDVVWLCPIYQSPNHDNGYDISNYEAIMHQFGSMEDFDELLKKAHARGIKIVMDLVMNHTSDEHPWFIESRSSVDNPKRDYYIWRKGKNGHPPNNWESYFSGSVWEYDKTSDEYYMHLYSKHQPDLNWDNDQVFNEIHDMVRWWLDKGIDGFRFDAIAHIVKAQGLPDAPDPHHLPYVRAYTMFSNLEKVHTLLQHLYETVLYNYDIMTVGETSGLGPEQALNYIGDKRHELNMVFQFEHMQLDSAAGGTGKWEQTSWNLLDLKNVMSKWQTVLHGKGWNANYLCNHDQPRSVSRFGNDGKYRKESAKMLATFLLTLEGTPYIFQGEEIGMTNPRFPSIDDYRDIETLNHYRQSRRNGVTNEKIMNSIWKKSRDNSRTPMQWNDSYQAGFTTGTPWIKVNPNYPEVNVKKALQDPDSVLNYYKKLITLRKQHEVFVYGEYQLLHPLNPDLYVYTRTLQKDQLLIVLNFFDRTPVFDMPKELAECTAELLLSNYEVKEITLDSVSLRPFEARIYRLTKTHEK, from the coding sequence ATGAACAAAAAATGGTGGAAAGAGTGTGTGGTGTATCAAATCTATCCGATCAGCTTTAAAGATTCCAACGGAGATGGCATTGGTGACCTTCAAGGAATTATCTCAAAGCTGGACTACATTAAAGACCTTGGAATCGATGTAGTCTGGCTTTGTCCGATATATCAATCGCCCAATCATGATAATGGATATGATATCAGCAATTACGAAGCGATTATGCATCAATTTGGAAGTATGGAAGATTTTGATGAATTGTTGAAAAAAGCTCACGCGAGGGGAATAAAGATTGTTATGGATCTTGTGATGAATCATACTTCTGACGAGCACCCATGGTTTATTGAGTCCCGGTCCTCTGTAGATAATCCAAAACGCGATTATTATATTTGGAGAAAAGGGAAAAATGGTCATCCGCCCAACAACTGGGAATCTTATTTCAGCGGATCCGTATGGGAATATGATAAGACCAGCGATGAATACTATATGCACCTGTATTCCAAACACCAGCCTGATTTGAACTGGGATAATGACCAAGTTTTTAATGAAATCCATGACATGGTACGCTGGTGGCTGGATAAAGGAATTGATGGCTTCCGGTTCGATGCCATCGCTCATATTGTAAAAGCACAGGGACTTCCCGATGCACCTGATCCCCATCATCTTCCCTATGTAAGAGCATACACGATGTTTTCCAATTTGGAAAAAGTACACACTCTTCTCCAACATTTATACGAGACAGTTTTATACAACTATGACATCATGACAGTTGGAGAGACTTCTGGTTTAGGACCAGAGCAGGCACTCAATTATATTGGGGACAAGCGCCATGAACTGAATATGGTATTCCAATTTGAACATATGCAGCTGGATTCAGCAGCAGGCGGGACAGGCAAATGGGAGCAGACCTCCTGGAATTTGCTGGATTTAAAAAATGTGATGAGCAAATGGCAGACCGTGCTTCACGGGAAAGGATGGAATGCAAATTATTTATGTAATCATGATCAGCCGCGTTCCGTTTCCCGATTTGGAAATGACGGGAAGTATCGGAAGGAATCCGCTAAAATGCTGGCCACCTTCCTCTTAACCCTCGAGGGAACCCCATATATTTTTCAAGGAGAAGAAATCGGGATGACGAACCCGCGTTTTCCTTCTATAGATGATTACCGAGACATTGAAACGTTAAATCATTACCGGCAATCTCGAAGAAATGGAGTTACCAATGAAAAAATCATGAATTCAATCTGGAAAAAAAGCAGGGACAATTCCCGTACGCCTATGCAATGGAATGATTCCTATCAAGCAGGATTTACTACAGGAACTCCGTGGATAAAGGTGAATCCAAATTATCCAGAGGTGAATGTCAAAAAGGCACTCCAAGATCCGGATTCTGTCCTGAACTATTATAAAAAATTAATTACCTTACGAAAACAGCACGAGGTGTTTGTTTACGGGGAATATCAGCTATTGCATCCTCTCAATCCGGATCTTTATGTGTATACTCGCACATTGCAAAAGGATCAATTGCTCATTGTGCTGAATTTTTTTGACCGGACACCGGTGTTCGACATGCCAAAAGAGCTAGCTGAATGTACAGCTGAACTTTTGCTTTCTAATTATGAAGTAAAAGAAATCACGCTTGATTCTGTGTCTTTACGCCCCTTTGAAGCTAGAATATATCGTTTGACCAAGACTCATGAAAAATAG
- a CDS encoding putative holin-like toxin, whose product MSITDALELMIAFASLIVAIISVIQKK is encoded by the coding sequence GTGTCCATCACAGATGCACTAGAATTGATGATTGCTTTTGCCTCCCTGATTGTTGCTATCATTTCGGTTATACAAAAAAAGTAA
- a CDS encoding TetR/AcrR family transcriptional regulator: MRKISPEERITMRQTYIQKILNTIRTQGFMSLTIQDIAQLMNISRATLYNYFSSKEDVMMEVTNYCISYIHKADKTISDESLSYPYRLQKVFEQAVFSAIYASDIFLHDLQTSCTLLYEKKMKFETNRMATIRSFYQKGMDKGIFNTLNPAILIMQDEVSIRKMLTSSFLIEEGLTLRQALSDYYEAKKVQVLKSEALEDADNEKIHLVIENIVNNITTI; the protein is encoded by the coding sequence TTGCGCAAGATTTCGCCTGAAGAACGAATAACAATGAGACAAACCTATATACAAAAAATATTAAATACGATACGTACTCAAGGGTTTATGTCCCTTACCATTCAAGATATCGCTCAATTGATGAATATTAGCAGGGCAACTCTGTATAATTATTTTTCTTCAAAGGAAGACGTGATGATGGAAGTGACGAACTATTGCATTTCCTATATTCACAAAGCAGATAAAACTATTTCCGATGAAAGCTTATCCTATCCATACCGCTTACAAAAGGTATTCGAGCAGGCCGTATTTTCAGCTATTTACGCATCAGATATCTTCTTACATGATTTACAGACAAGCTGTACGTTGCTATATGAAAAAAAGATGAAATTTGAAACCAACAGGATGGCTACTATTCGATCGTTTTATCAAAAAGGGATGGACAAAGGGATTTTTAATACATTAAATCCAGCCATCCTTATTATGCAGGATGAAGTTTCGATTAGAAAAATGCTGACCTCTTCTTTTTTAATTGAAGAAGGGCTGACTTTAAGACAAGCTTTGTCTGATTATTATGAAGCGAAAAAGGTTCAGGTACTGAAGTCTGAAGCGTTAGAGGATGCAGACAATGAGAAGATCCATCTAGTCATTGAAAACATCGTTAACAATATTACGACCATCTAA
- a CDS encoding nitroreductase family protein translates to MIAQKINDFQKIVTGRRSIKNYDPSVKISKEEMAEILTLATTAPSSVNMQPWRFLVIDSPEGKATLAPLAKFNQNQVDTSAAVIAVFGDMNNFENAEEIYGSAVEKGFMPLEVKEGILNAFTAYYENISKEDMRDVVMIDGGLVSMQIMLAARAFGYDTNPIGGYEKDQIAEAFGLDKERYVPVMLISIGKAADSGHPSVRLPIDKVAQWK, encoded by the coding sequence ATGATTGCACAAAAAATAAATGATTTTCAAAAAATCGTGACAGGCCGCCGTTCTATTAAGAATTACGATCCTTCCGTAAAAATAAGCAAAGAGGAAATGGCAGAGATTTTGACTTTGGCAACGACTGCACCATCTTCTGTGAATATGCAGCCTTGGCGCTTCCTCGTGATCGATAGTCCGGAAGGCAAAGCGACTCTTGCACCACTTGCTAAATTCAACCAAAATCAAGTTGACACATCTGCTGCAGTGATTGCTGTATTCGGTGATATGAATAACTTCGAGAATGCTGAAGAAATCTATGGAAGTGCTGTTGAAAAAGGCTTTATGCCTTTAGAAGTCAAAGAAGGAATTTTGAACGCATTTACTGCGTACTACGAAAACATTTCAAAAGAAGACATGAGAGACGTAGTCATGATTGATGGAGGATTAGTATCCATGCAAATTATGCTTGCTGCCCGTGCTTTCGGATATGATACCAACCCTATCGGCGGATACGAAAAGGATCAAATTGCAGAAGCGTTTGGTCTCGACAAAGAACGCTATGTACCTGTCATGCTGATTTCGATCGGAAAAGCAGCTGACAGCGGACACCCATCTGTTCGACTCCCAATTGATAAAGTTGCACAGTGGAAGTAA
- a CDS encoding putative quinol monooxygenase gives MIIIHAGLTVNPEKQEAFLKELQPLIEASRKESGNISYDLKKDTEKENVFTMVEVWQDAAAVASHNASEHFTSFVAKAKEFLAAPLDVKAYEGQPLKH, from the coding sequence ATGATCATTATTCATGCAGGACTTACTGTTAATCCCGAGAAACAAGAGGCATTTTTAAAAGAGCTTCAACCACTGATTGAAGCATCACGAAAAGAAAGCGGAAATATCTCGTATGATCTGAAAAAAGACACAGAAAAAGAAAATGTCTTCACAATGGTCGAGGTATGGCAGGATGCAGCAGCAGTAGCAAGTCATAATGCAAGCGAGCACTTTACATCCTTTGTGGCAAAAGCAAAAGAATTTCTTGCGGCTCCTCTTGATGTAAAAGCATATGAGGGACAACCTTTAAAACATTAA
- a CDS encoding amino acid permease, with product MELKKREIMDLEKGVSKENKLERGLKARHLTMISLGGAIGTGLFLGSGAAIHSAGPGGALFAYVFIGIMVYFVMTSLGELSAFMPTSGAFSTYGTKFVDPAFGFAIGWTYWFSWAMTIAAELTASTMIMKFWFPHSPSILWSLSFLALIFLLNYLHVKGYGEGEYWFSFVKVSAIVVFLVVGVLMIFGVMGGQAIGFHNFTVGKAPFSGGVIGTFVIFLATGFSFQGTEIVGVAAGESEDPAKNIPKAVRNVFWRILLFYVLAIFVVGLIIPYTNPNLQSNDIMVSPFTLVFKRAGLAFAASLMNAVILTAVLSAGNSSLYASTRMLYAMAKKGQAPHIFAKLNKRGVPVAAMVLTTIIGMLAFFSSVYGDGSVYLWLMNSVGITGFIFWLGISVSHYRFRKAFLAQGYSLDLLPYKAKWYPFGPIFAIAVGLIVTLGQNFQAFLAPHIDWGSVLAAYLGIPMFLCLWFGYKFIKKTKVVPLKECEIEFNYAEKND from the coding sequence ATGGAATTAAAGAAAAGAGAGATAATGGATTTAGAGAAAGGCGTCTCCAAAGAAAATAAGCTGGAACGCGGATTAAAAGCCCGCCATTTAACAATGATTTCGCTTGGCGGAGCGATTGGAACGGGCCTTTTCCTAGGAAGTGGTGCTGCCATTCATTCTGCAGGTCCTGGCGGGGCGTTATTTGCCTATGTATTTATTGGGATAATGGTGTATTTTGTCATGACAAGCCTGGGAGAGCTTTCCGCTTTTATGCCAACAAGCGGCGCATTCAGCACCTATGGAACAAAATTTGTGGATCCTGCCTTTGGATTTGCCATTGGATGGACGTACTGGTTTAGCTGGGCCATGACGATTGCAGCTGAACTGACAGCATCTACCATGATCATGAAATTTTGGTTTCCGCATAGCCCATCTATACTATGGAGCCTTTCGTTTTTAGCACTTATCTTTCTATTAAACTATTTACACGTAAAAGGGTATGGTGAAGGGGAATATTGGTTTTCTTTTGTAAAGGTTTCTGCCATTGTGGTCTTTCTCGTAGTAGGTGTGCTCATGATATTTGGTGTAATGGGTGGACAGGCTATTGGTTTTCATAATTTCACAGTTGGGAAGGCTCCTTTTAGCGGCGGTGTAATCGGTACGTTTGTCATCTTTCTTGCTACTGGTTTTTCTTTTCAAGGAACGGAAATTGTCGGGGTTGCCGCTGGGGAAAGTGAAGATCCTGCTAAAAATATCCCAAAAGCCGTTCGCAATGTTTTCTGGCGTATTCTCCTCTTTTATGTTTTAGCGATTTTTGTGGTAGGTCTTATTATTCCGTACACAAACCCGAACCTACAAAGTAATGATATTATGGTAAGTCCGTTTACACTTGTATTCAAGCGGGCAGGTCTTGCTTTTGCTGCATCTTTGATGAACGCGGTCATTTTAACTGCGGTTCTATCAGCCGGCAATTCCAGTCTGTATGCTTCAACTCGTATGCTGTATGCAATGGCTAAGAAGGGGCAAGCTCCTCATATCTTTGCCAAACTTAATAAACGCGGCGTGCCGGTTGCGGCGATGGTGTTAACGACGATCATTGGAATGCTTGCTTTCTTCTCTTCCGTATATGGAGACGGTTCTGTCTATCTATGGCTGATGAACTCGGTAGGGATCACAGGATTTATTTTCTGGCTGGGTATTTCTGTTAGCCACTACCGTTTCAGAAAAGCCTTTCTTGCGCAGGGCTACTCTCTTGACCTGCTTCCCTACAAAGCAAAGTGGTACCCATTTGGCCCTATATTTGCGATTGCAGTAGGACTGATTGTAACGCTCGGCCAAAACTTCCAGGCTTTCCTTGCTCCTCATATTGATTGGGGAAGTGTGTTGGCAGCTTATCTGGGTATTCCGATGTTCCTCTGCTTGTGGTTTGGCTATAAGTTTATAAAGAAAACTAAGGTTGTGCCGCTCAAAGAATGTGAAATTGAGTTTAACTATGCTGAGAAGAATGACTGA
- a CDS encoding amino acid permease: MDLFRKKSIQALINEVGQKDVTLKKELGPFDLSMLGIGAIIGTGIFVLTGVAAAEHAGPALVISFILSGLACVFAALCYAEFASTVPVSGSAYTYSYATFGEIIAWVLGWDLILEYGLASSAVASGWSGYFQGLLAGFGIHFPKALTSAYDPAHGTYVDLPAIIIVLVITFLLTQGVKKSARFNSIMVVIKLAVVLLFIAVGVWYVKPGNWTPFMPFGFSGVATGAATVFFAYIGFDAVSTAAEEVKNPQRNMPIGIIASLLVCTILYIVVSGILTGIVPYPKLDVKNPVAFALSYIHQDWAAGFISLGAILGITTVLLVMIYGQTRLFYAISRDGLLPKIFSKVDKKRQTPVANSWITGVLVSIFAGLVPLGRLAELVNIGTLLAFMTVSIGILFLRKYNKVSLKGFRVPFVPYIPILAFLFCGYLAIQLPAVSWISFLVWFVIGLVVYFAYGRKHSTLRKSDQIRKAG, translated from the coding sequence ATGGATTTATTTCGAAAAAAGTCCATTCAGGCCTTAATCAATGAGGTTGGACAAAAAGATGTGACATTAAAAAAAGAACTTGGTCCTTTTGATTTATCCATGCTTGGCATTGGTGCCATAATTGGAACAGGAATCTTTGTTTTGACCGGTGTGGCGGCAGCTGAACATGCGGGCCCTGCACTAGTGATTTCATTTATTCTTTCCGGACTAGCCTGTGTGTTTGCCGCTCTTTGCTATGCAGAGTTTGCGTCCACTGTACCGGTGTCTGGAAGTGCCTATACGTATAGCTACGCAACCTTTGGCGAAATCATTGCCTGGGTACTGGGTTGGGATTTAATTTTGGAGTATGGATTAGCATCCTCTGCGGTTGCGAGTGGATGGTCGGGTTATTTTCAAGGGCTCCTCGCTGGCTTTGGCATTCATTTTCCAAAGGCATTAACAAGTGCTTATGATCCGGCACATGGAACCTATGTCGATCTTCCAGCTATCATCATTGTCCTTGTAATCACGTTCCTGTTAACGCAGGGGGTCAAAAAGTCAGCAAGATTCAATTCTATTATGGTTGTAATTAAACTGGCAGTGGTCCTGTTATTTATAGCCGTTGGCGTTTGGTATGTAAAACCGGGTAACTGGACTCCTTTTATGCCATTTGGTTTCTCAGGGGTAGCTACTGGAGCGGCTACAGTATTCTTTGCTTATATTGGTTTTGATGCCGTTTCAACCGCTGCAGAAGAAGTGAAAAACCCACAGCGCAACATGCCCATTGGTATAATTGCATCTCTTCTGGTTTGTACCATTTTATATATTGTTGTTTCTGGTATTCTAACAGGTATTGTACCGTATCCAAAGCTCGATGTGAAAAATCCTGTTGCCTTTGCGTTAAGCTATATCCATCAGGATTGGGCTGCCGGTTTTATTTCCTTAGGGGCCATCCTTGGAATTACGACGGTATTGCTGGTCATGATTTATGGACAAACCCGTTTATTTTATGCCATTAGCCGTGATGGACTATTACCAAAAATCTTTTCTAAAGTCGATAAGAAAAGACAAACACCTGTTGCAAATTCATGGATTACCGGAGTGCTTGTTTCCATTTTTGCAGGATTAGTACCCCTGGGCAGATTAGCAGAGCTGGTGAACATCGGAACGCTGCTGGCCTTCATGACGGTTTCCATTGGGATCTTATTTCTTCGTAAATATAACAAGGTATCTCTAAAAGGCTTCCGTGTCCCTTTTGTTCCGTATATTCCTATATTAGCTTTCCTTTTCTGCGGCTATTTGGCTATACAGCTTCCTGCAGTGTCTTGGATTAGCTTTCTAGTATGGTTTGTGATTGGCTTAGTCGTATACTTTGCATATGGCCGAAAGCATTCTACATTACGAAAATCTGACCAAATAAGAAAAGCAGGTTAA
- a CDS encoding thiamine phosphate synthase: MITKNKELHLVSNGNMSLQQFVHIAEKIHPYVTDIQLREKTSSAIELWEALQQLKDLGVPSKKLYVNDRVDIASAAQLKGVQLAFHSLGPATVKKHFPHLRIGKSVHSVKEAIDAEEQGADYLLFGHIFPSSSKPGMPSRGLEALSSVTSAVAIPVIAIGGIELQYLPDVFKAGAAGVAVMSGILNAKDPLQAAIEYAEGINGGGKR, encoded by the coding sequence ATGATTACGAAAAATAAAGAACTTCATTTAGTTAGTAATGGCAATATGTCTCTTCAACAATTCGTTCACATTGCTGAAAAAATCCATCCTTATGTGACAGACATTCAGCTAAGGGAAAAGACAAGCAGTGCAATAGAATTATGGGAAGCTCTTCAGCAGCTGAAGGACCTTGGGGTGCCATCTAAGAAACTGTATGTGAATGATCGTGTGGACATCGCATCCGCTGCCCAATTGAAAGGGGTTCAACTAGCGTTCCATAGTCTTGGTCCCGCTACGGTGAAAAAACATTTTCCGCACTTAAGGATAGGGAAAAGCGTTCATTCGGTAAAGGAAGCGATAGACGCTGAAGAGCAAGGAGCAGATTATTTGCTTTTCGGCCATATCTTTCCCAGTTCATCAAAACCTGGAATGCCATCAAGAGGATTAGAGGCACTTTCTTCTGTTACATCTGCCGTCGCAATTCCAGTCATTGCGATTGGGGGAATTGAGCTGCAGTACCTTCCTGACGTCTTTAAAGCTGGAGCTGCTGGTGTAGCGGTGATGTCAGGGATTTTAAATGCTAAGGATCCCCTGCAAGCTGCCATAGAGTATGCAGAAGGAATAAACGGGGGAGGAAAAAGATGA
- the thiO gene encoding glycine oxidase ThiO — protein sequence MKKYDVLIIGGGVIGSSIAFQLSKQGKKVAILEKNRLASEASSAAAGMLGAQAELEEEIGPLFELAIKSRALFPHLAEELREISGIDIGLVQRGMLKVALTDCEAEKFKKIVQCQQAAGETAEWLDTEEVKKREAHLSSDIKGAIYIPKDGQVLAPDLSLAFAKSAAILGAEIYEFTKVNALLRHEGRVSGVLTDSEAFFADKVVIASGAWSSQLLKDFPLKQQVFPVKGECISVITHKPLVESTIFSHGCYLVPKKGGRLLVGATMIEHTFDKKVSVEGVSQLLTHAQRLLPAISSAEWEASWAGLRPQTANGLPILGVHPEFQGLYVAAGHYRNGILLSPLTGILMADLLAEKDEAKAMLAPFALQSGIKKRGVVG from the coding sequence ATGAAAAAGTATGATGTTCTTATTATCGGTGGAGGTGTCATCGGGTCATCCATTGCCTTTCAGCTATCTAAACAAGGAAAGAAAGTAGCAATTCTAGAAAAAAACCGGCTGGCCAGCGAGGCTTCAAGTGCTGCCGCAGGGATGCTTGGGGCACAGGCTGAACTCGAGGAAGAAATTGGACCGTTGTTTGAATTAGCTATAAAAAGCAGAGCGCTTTTTCCGCATCTTGCAGAAGAGCTAAGGGAAATAAGTGGAATTGACATTGGGCTCGTCCAAAGAGGAATGCTGAAAGTGGCATTAACCGATTGTGAGGCGGAGAAATTCAAAAAAATTGTCCAATGTCAACAGGCAGCAGGGGAAACAGCGGAATGGCTTGATACAGAAGAAGTTAAAAAAAGGGAGGCACATCTATCTTCGGATATTAAAGGGGCAATATACATACCCAAAGACGGACAGGTTTTAGCACCGGATCTTTCGTTGGCATTTGCTAAATCTGCCGCTATTTTAGGTGCGGAAATTTATGAGTTTACAAAGGTGAATGCCTTGCTCCGGCACGAGGGCAGAGTATCCGGAGTATTGACAGACAGTGAAGCCTTTTTTGCCGATAAAGTAGTCATCGCAAGCGGCGCTTGGAGCAGTCAGCTATTAAAAGACTTCCCTTTGAAGCAACAGGTGTTTCCGGTAAAAGGAGAATGCATTTCTGTCATCACCCATAAGCCATTAGTAGAGTCTACGATTTTTTCTCATGGGTGCTATCTTGTTCCGAAGAAAGGCGGGCGATTGCTCGTTGGGGCGACGATGATAGAACATACATTTGATAAAAAGGTAAGTGTAGAAGGAGTTTCACAGCTGCTGACACATGCACAAAGGCTGCTTCCGGCAATCTCCAGTGCAGAATGGGAAGCAAGCTGGGCAGGCCTGCGTCCGCAAACAGCAAATGGATTGCCGATACTCGGTGTCCATCCTGAGTTTCAGGGGCTTTATGTCGCTGCAGGGCATTATCGGAATGGAATTTTACTTAGCCCTCTTACAGGTATTCTGATGGCCGATTTACTAGCCGAAAAGGACGAGGCGAAAGCAATGCTTGCGCCATTTGCATTACAGTCGGGGATTAAAAAAAGGGGTGTTGTCGGATGA
- the thiS gene encoding sulfur carrier protein ThiS, which produces MKLNINGEKLEVLDSVENIRSLLQHFGLENKVVIVEQNAVILQKEEHDDARLSDGDRIEIVHFVGGG; this is translated from the coding sequence ATGAAGCTCAACATTAACGGAGAAAAGCTGGAAGTGCTAGATTCTGTAGAAAATATACGTTCACTTTTACAGCACTTTGGATTAGAAAACAAAGTTGTGATTGTCGAGCAGAATGCGGTGATATTGCAAAAAGAAGAGCATGATGATGCTAGACTTTCTGATGGAGATCGAATTGAAATCGTACATTTTGTAGGAGGCGGTTAA